The following nucleotide sequence is from Petrotoga sp. 9PW.55.5.1.
TACAATTCATCAACTACTTGAGCTATTTCATCTACGCTATGATCTGTCACAATAATAGATATTCCTGTTTTCGCAAGTTTTCTTATTATTTCTTGTATGTCTTTGACAGTTATTGGATCTATACCCACAAAAGGTTCGTCTAGAAGAATAACTTTGGGATCTGTTATTAAAGTTCTAGCAAATTCTAGCTTCCTTTTTTCTCCTCCTGACAAAGAATACGCGTATTGGTGTATTAAGGTGTCTAAACCAAATTCATTTAAAATATTTGTAATTTTCTTTTCTGCATTCTGAATTTTCAAAAGATCTGCTATCATTTTAAGATTGTCTATAACCGTTAAATTTTTAAAAACAGAAGGTTCTTGAGGCAGATAAGCTAACCCTTTTAAAGCACGCCTATGTATGGGCAAATGTGTAATAACTTCTCCATCCAGAAAAACATTCCCTGTATTTGGAACGACTAATCCCAATATTATTTTGAAAAGCGTTGTCTTACCAGCTCCATTCGGACCCAATAAACCAGTAATAAAACTTGCTTTTGATTCAAAATCTACAGAATCTAATACTATTTTTTTACCATAATTTTTAGAAATTTTTTTACATTCTACAATAATTTTTTCCATATTTTAGTTAGTTTTATTTTCTTCATTATTCAAATATTCTATAATATCATTTGTTATATCCCATTTAGGATTGAAATATATTACACCAATTTCGTTTAAAATTAGATCATACCCATTATCTTTTGCATATTGTGAAATCTTCAAAGCTACTTCATTTGTTATTTGATTCATTTTCTGTTGGTATTCTATTTGTAAAGCTTGATCATACTGATTAATACGGGCTTGTATTTGTTGGTAATTTTGTTGCAACTCTTCTGGGGTGGCACCTGACCTCTGAAGATCTAAGAATTGTTGTTCCATTTCACTTATTTTACCTTGATAAAATTGTAAATCCCTTTGATAAAGAGTTTCCAAATCTTTCCACTTGTAATAATTTTCGACTAGTTTTTTCAAAAGATACATATCCAATCTTTATGTTACTAACCTCTTGACTGAAAAAGCTATAACTGAAAAAGTCATTAAAACAACAACCACAGAAATTAATAATTTCTTGCTTTTAATCACTAATTACACCTCCAAAATAATTTATTATATTAAAGATTTCTTTGTTTTCTTGCCTCAAACAAAATAATACCCGCGCTTACAGAAACATTCAAAGATTCCACATTATTGGACATCGGAATACTAATAAGTTTGTCGCAATGATTCTTTACATTTTTTCTGATGCCGTTACCTTCATTCCCAAAAACAATACAAACATTTCCTAACCAGTCTATATCATAATAACTTTTTCCATTGGTATCAGCTCCATAAACCCAAATGTTTTTCATTTTTAATTCTTCAATGGTATTAGATATATTAGTTACTTTTATTATTGGGATTTTAAATATCAATCCGGATGAAACTTTTATTACAACTGGTGTTACATCTACAGAATTATCTTTTGGAATAATAATTGCATCCACTCCGGCTGCGACTGAAGATCTTATTATAGCTCCGAAATTGTGAGGATCTTGTATTTGATCCAAGATAACTAAAAATAAATTTTCTTTGTCCTCTATTACATCTAACGTTTCATACAGGAAATCCTTCCCAATATCTATAACTACTCCTTGATGTTTATTAGTTGAAGCCATTTTTTCCAACACATCGTTTGATGCAAAACTATAAGTATAATTTAATTTATCAACATTATCCACAAAACTTTTTAAAGAACCCTTTTCGGTTTTAGAGTTACTAAAAAAAATATGTTTAATGGGATATTTAGCATCTATTATTTCTTTTAATATGTTTTTTCCGTAGACATACAACTATCAATCACCTCTAATAATTCATTTATTCTGGAGTAATTATGAGTTAAAAAAAGGTAACCTATAACTGCTTCAAAGCCTGTAGATTTTCTATAATCCGCATCGTTTCCCCTTTTTTTTGCTCCGTTAGAATTTACAGCTCGCTTATAATAATTCATTTCCTCAGAAGTAAATTTGCTATAGATTAAATCCACAAATTTAGAGTGCGATTTTGCACTTAAAAATTTTTTAGAATTTTCATATATAGTTCTGGTTTTAATACGACCATCATTTAACAGCCTTAATTTATATACCAAAGCAATTACAGCATCTCCTATATATGAAAAATTATCTATAGGGATCTCACGTAAATCAGCAAGTTGAAGATCCCATAACTCTTCTAAATCACTCATACAGATATTATCTCCTCGTATAATATTAAATTGAGAAACACATTTTTCTTGGTTCTAAAATAGCCTTTTTCTTTTGTTTTTTATTCTTTTTTCTTTTATTCACTTTTCTTTTTTTATTGTTCTTTGAAAAGAGGTATCCTAATGCTAGAATTAAGATACGACTCATCTAGTGAAGGAAGATTCTAGCGCCTCCTTGCAAAACCCTTTGGGTTGTTGCCTGGGAAAGCGTGCTTCCTGACTTGGCTGTCATATGCTGCCAACTTCAATTACTGCATCTCTTTGATGAGATCAACAGCAAGACTGTTGTTGAAAGATGAATATCGTATTTTACTGATAAATCCATGGCTGAATGTTTTCCATCTATGTATTTTTTAACTACAGATATCTTGAATTCCTTTCTGTATGATTTATTTCTTTTTTTTGAGTCAAATACTTTTTCGCCATGTTTTATATATCTGTAATACCAGCTTCGTAAATTTGATTCGTCACACCCTATTGATTTTGCTATGCTTTCAAAACTTCCTTTTCCCGCTATATAATCTTCACATGCTTTTATCTTTATTTCTTTACTATATTTCCCTTTTCTTGACATAATAATTAATACCTCCAAAGTAGTTTTGCAATTTTTATTAATTACGTGTCTACTTTAGAGGTATCATATCATTGATAGAGGCCTTTAGAACTTATTAATGATTAGTTCTCAATGGGTGGATCTTCGTCTAGCAAACCATCAAGTTCACTTTTGTCGGATAATTCCATTTTTACGATCCATCCTCTGTTTTCAGCATCTTCATTGACTATTTCAGGGTTATCTTCTAGTTCATTATTAACTTCAATAACCTTCCCGCTTACGGGTGCATAAATGTCTTCAGCAGATTTTACAGATTCAATCGTACACAAAATATCACCTTTTTTAACTTCTTTTCCTACTTCTGGTAACTCAACATAAGTTACATCACCTAATTCTTCGGCAGCTTTTACAGATATGCCGATAGTAGCTACGTTACCTTCTACATCAACGTACTCATGAGCATTTGTGTATTTTTTCATTAAAAATTCCTCCTTTGCAAAGATAATTTATTAATATCCGGCTTTTTTAACTGCTCTTATTACTCCAACACAGATTAAAACCGCTATTATAATTTCGGGAATGCCATTAGTTAATGCGATAGCTAATAATACACCACCAACGGCATTAGTTCCTACACCCATCGCGGTTGCTATTCTTTCAGAAAATATAAGATACATCATCCCTAATACCCCTGCTGTATTGATTAAAGTACCTAAAGCAGCACTTACTCCCACAGAAACGCTTTCTTTCCATTTAGAAACTTTTTCTTTTTCACTCGAAAAGAATTTAAGAACTAACCAGTACGAATAATATGAAACCAACCCAATCAATATTCTGGGTAATACTGATACCAAAGGATTTATAAAAGCAAAAGATAAAATATTTGGCCTTAAAAGTGCTTGAATTATACTAGAAACTCCAAATATCAAACCAATAACCATACCAGCAACTGGACCTTCCAAAATAGCTCCAATAATTACTGGAATATGCATAGTTGTAGCGTTTGCCGGTGGAATCGGAATAAACCCTAATGGTGTGAATCCTAACACAAATGAGATCCCTGACAACAAAGAAATCGTTACTAACCTTTTTGTTTTTGAATGCATTTCTGCCTCCACTTAATTTTATTTCAAATATTTATCAAACCATTGTGTTATTTCTTTCAGCCTTCTTATCCTATGTTTTGGTTTTCCACTTCTACTTAACTCATGGTTTTCTCCTCGAAACAGTACCAGTTTAGATTCAACTCCATTGTACTTAAGTGATGTGAACATCTGTAAGCCTTCAGCAAGCCAACAACGATAATCTTCTTCAGAGTGAATAAATAGGGTTGGAGTTTTTACTTTATCCGCATATTTCATTGGTGAATGAAACCATAATTTTTCATAATCATTCCACGGAGTCGATGCTTGTTGATCCTCAACAAAATAATATCCTATATCAGTAGTCCCAAATTTTGATATCCAATTAGCTATGCTCCTTTGAGAAGCTGCCGCTTTAAATCTATCCGTATGTCCTATTATCCAATTCGTCATATATCCACCATATGAACCACCAGTTACACCTATTCTATTTTTATCTATAAAAGGATATTTTTCTAAAACTCTATCAACAAAATGCATTATATCTTCATAATCTATCGTTCCATATTTCCCTCTTATATCGGCGAATTCATTTCCTCTTCCATCACTGCCTCTAGGATTACAAAAAAGAACTGTGTATCCTTCGTTAGCCCAATATTGCATTTCATGAAAAAAAACTTCTCCACTATATACCGTCTTAGGTCCTCCGTGTATATCTAGTATAGCTGGATACTTTTTATTCTCTTCAAAATCAGTAGGTTTCATAATCCACCCTTCGATTTCAACATCGCCTTCGCCTAAAAAAGTTATTCTTTCAGGTTTTGACATCTTTTTTTCCTTAATAACCCACTCATTCAATTCTGTCAACTGTTCTTCCTTATTTTCATCAAGCAAATACAGCTCTTGTAGTTTCACATCTCTCATTCCTACAAAGATAACTTTGCCATTAAATACATCAAAACCGTCTACAGAACCATTTTTTGTAGTTAATTTTTCTCTTTTGCCACTTTCATCTATTCTGTTTATATAAGAATTTCCCCACTCTGTTGTTTCAAAATAAAAATAACTTCCTTCAACTTTGAAAGCATTATTAGAACCGTATCTACAATCAGAACCTACGGAACTCCACGTACTGTAATCAAAATCCGTTTCGATATTTTTAACTTCTTTAGTTTGCATATTCATTAAATAAAATTTCGGATTTTCATTTATGCCATAACTTTTCATATCACTTCCTAAAAAGATAATATTACCATTGAAAAAGTCTGCATAAAAATAATTGAAAGGATCTTCGTGAGTTAATTTTTCTAAATTATTATTGTTTAAATCATATAAAAACAAATCGGATCTTATTTCCATTTTATCTTTAAATGTATTAGATATGAAAAGGATTTTAGATTTTTCTTTGTTCAGTTTAAAACCTTCTACATTGGTTAATTCATCTGTTATTGGTTTCATCTGATTATCATCTAAAGAAAACAAATACAATCTATTTCTTTTCTTATTGGTAAAACCCTGACCATTAGACCAATATGGAATTTCATCTAATACTTCGTAATCTCTTTCTTCTTTAAAATCTTCTAACTTTTTTTCTTTCTCTTCACTGGATAATTTTTCAAAATCCTTATATTTTTCATCGTAAGATGCAGTTAATACAAACTTATTTTCTGAAATTGGTTCTATATCAGAAACAAAAAGAGGAATCTCAAAAAATTTTTCTGCCTCTCCTCCATAAATGTTAATCTTATAATATACAGTAAAGGGCTCTCCTTTTTCTTTTCTCTTTTTGTCTTTTTCATCTCTAATAGCTGAGAATAATATATTTTCATCGTCCATCCACACAAAAGAACTCTCTTTATTAAAAGTAGTTAGTTTTCTGGACTTTTTATTATCAACGTCATACAACCAAATATTTGATAAATACTTGTTTTCATCTACGTCCATTTCGTGAACTACATAAGCTAAATTCTTTCCATTAGGGGAAAATTTTGTCCCTGACAAAAACTTATACTTTGTAAAATCTTCCAAAGCTAGCTTTCCCATTTCTCTACCTCCCGTAATTTTTTCATATTAGTGAATCTTCACTATACATTTCTGGCAATGATATTTCATCAAAAGGATTTTGATTAAAAATTAATGCCTTTTTTTCTATACTTTCTTCTCTATTAATATTATCAACTATTTCTGGGCTATAAGTTAGACGAAATAAAGAGTATTTGTAAGGAATACCCAATTCTTTCAATTTCTTCATATCTCTTAACCAATCTGGTTCTTCCACAGGTGCATCAGAAGATATAAAAAGAGGAATATTGTTTTTATACAATTCATAGAACTTAAATGCGTTATTGAGATTGTTACCCAACCTACTTTTAATAAAAATCTTATCTGATTCTATAAACTGAGGTTGAACATCAATAATAAGATTGTATTTTTTAATTTTTTCAATCTGTTTTTCTTTTAATATTTGTGCGTGTATTATTCTATGTAGTAATTTAGGCTTAACTTCTTCAAAGACTTTCAGAATTTGTTGAACAGCTCCGTCTCCTATAGCATGCATTGCCAAATGAAGACCTTTACTCTCACAAAATCTAACAATTTCATTCAGTTCGCTATCTTCCCACAATTTTTCCCCGAAAGTATTTGAGTCGTTATACTTATCAATTAGGTAAGCTGTTCTTGCACCCAAAGAACCATCTAAATATATTTTAACACTTTTGAAGATTTTAAAATATCCATGATCATAATAATTTAAAAGTTGATCATAACTACTTACCGCAACTTTTTCATAAACAAAGAAATCAGTATCATTTAAAAATGGGAGTTCTTCTTTTGAAACTCCATGTAGATCATCTGAATGAACGAAGTTATAACCTTTTTTACTTAAATAAGTTTTTGCAGATTCATAATTATCTTTTATATTAGTAAAAGCACCGAAAGTTTCATAGAATCTGTCTATTGCTTTTTCTTTTAAAAAACCCTTTTCAAACTCTATATAATCTTCAAAATCTTTAAAATTAATCTGCTCAAACACTTTAGAATTAACTACTGCCTTATGACCGCATCTTCTAACCAACATAATCGGAATATCTTCGCTTATATCGTCTAAAAACTTTTTATCAGGAATTGAAAATTCTTCTGACCAACCTCGTAAGATTATTTTATCTGGATTCTTTTTCAATATATTAATTATAATTTCTTTTATTTCTGGTAAACTTTTATTTTCTAAAGAAGGTTGCACCAACTTTTCTCCAAATCCTAACAAATGGAGATGAGTGTCTGTAATGAAAGGTGTAACAAAAATATTTTTATTGTATTTGGTATTTATATATTTAAATTCGCCTTTTTTTGTAAGTTTAAACAAACTTTTATACCTCTTTTTTAAATTTCACTTTCATATTCAATATATTTTATCATATTTGCTGACTTAAAACTCCAATTTCTTGTCTAAGTATATATGGTAAATATATCACAGTTTTCTGATGTTTTCTAAATAAAAATAAAATAATTCATCCGAGAGTTGGTCGAACCCGGTGTAATAAGATTCAACCTTTTTGATTTTTTTATTCGGTCTTCTCAACATTTTAAACTCCCCCTTTAAAAATTTTGTTATTTATTTTAAAATTCTGATAATATCTTACCATATATTTTTAAGTTTGTCAAGTCGTGACTAAAAATTATTTATTATTTTCGATAATTTTTTAATATAATTATATTTTTTTGATTTTAGATATAAATTGATTATATTTTAGATGATATAATTTAAATGTAAGATTAAAAAGAAAGGAGAAATAGATGAAATATAAGATTGGATTAGCACCAATGGCAGATTATACCGATTATCCTTTTAGAAATTTAGCAAGGGAATTTGGAGCACAGTTTACCTTTACAGAGATGATTTCTGTAGATTCAATTTTAAGGGAAAATGAAAAAGTTGAGAAAATGCTTCCTCAAAAAAATGAAAGAAATATAGGTATTCAACTTTTTGGTAATGAACCTAAAAAATTTGTTGAAGCGGCAAAAAGGGTTGAGCATTTAGCTAGTTGGATAGACATTAATGCTGCATGCCCTGCCAACAAAGTTATTAAGAAAGGATCAGGAGCAGCTTTATTAAAAACACCTGAATTATTAGGCAAGATAATTAGAAATTTAAAAGCTAATATAAATTTACCTGTAGGAGTAAAAGTCAGAATAGGGTTCGATATAATTAATATCGAAGAAGTATCAAAAATTATTGAAGAAAATGGAGCAGATTACATTATAGTTCATGGAAGAACAAAAACTCAATTATACTCAGGAAAAGCTGATAGAAGTTTCATTAAGAAATTAAAAGAAAATATCAATGTTCCATTAGGAGCATCTGGTGATGTTTTTTGTAGAGAAGATATCGAAGATTATATAAATAATTATGGAGCAGACTTTGTCTTAGTCGCAAGGGGAGCAATAGGAAACCCTTGGATATTTATGAATAATAATTATATTCCTTCTAAAAAAGAACGTATAGAAGTATGTTTGAAACATTTAGCCTTAATGATTGATTTTTATAAGTCGGAAAATTTCGCAGTAAAAAAATTCAGAAAAGTACTAATTAAATACTTTTCTGGTTTTGAAGGTGCAAAAGAAATAAGAAAAAGAATGCACACTCTTAATACTTTTAAAGACGTTTCTAATCTGATCGAAAATGTTTTAAAATAGCGATTAAGCTATTTCATCTAATAATATTCCTTCAATATCGTTTAAGGCCTTCGCTAATTTTAGAGACACCTCAGGGGGAATTTGTCTAATTACTTTTTCAGTTTCTTTATCAACTATCTTGACTATTAATATGTCTAAATCTCTTTCTAATTCAAACCTCGCTTCCCCTTTGAAAATTTGAGAAAGTTTATCTAGTTTTTCTTTTATGATTTCAGAAATTTTGTCTAATTCTTCATTAGTAATCTTTTGATTCGTCATAGATTCGTTATTTTGTTTCTGAGTATTTAGATTAATATTAACCATATCTTTCTCTCCATTGGGAGATTTTATCTGATTAATATTAAAATCAGTATTCCCGCCAATATTTGATATCCCCATCATGATCACCAATCCTTATTGAATTTTATCAATATTTTATCGTCTAATTTTTACTTAACTTTAATTTTTTATTATATTATAAACATAGCATCGCCAAAGGAGAAGAAACGATATTCTTTTTCTTTTGCAATTTCATACGCGTCCATTATAAATTTATAATCAGAAAATGCTGAAACTAAAAAAAGGAGTGATGATTTAGGTAGATGAAAATTGGTTATAAGAGCGTCTACAATCTTAAATTCAAACGGGGGATAAATATACAGACTTGTTTTGTCAACTAATTTATTAGGGTTTCTTGAAATTGATTCAAGAGTTCTAACGACCGTTGTTCCAACAGCAATAACTCTTTTTCCTTGAGCTTTTGTTCTTGCAATTTCGTGAAGCACATCCTTAGAAACATTAAAGTACTCTTCATGAATTTGATGATTTCTTATATCCTGTTCTTTAACAGGTCTAAACGTATCTAATCCTACATGAAGTGTGATTTCTGCAAATTTAATGCCTCTAACTTTTAATTCATCCATCAATTCTTTTGTGAAATGCAACCCTGCAGTTGGCGCTGCTACAGCGCCATCAAATTTTGCGTATTCTGTTTGATACTTGTTTGGATCATCGAGTTCTTTTTTGATATACGGTGGAAGCGGAATTTCCCCTATTTGTTCCAACTTTGAATAAAATTGTGGCTCTTGAAATTCTAAAATCCTAGATCCATCGTCAAGATGTTCTACAACCGAGCAAGATAAGTTGTTTTTAAAATAAAGTTTATTCCCTGTTTTTATCTTACCTCCTGGTTTTACAAGAGCTTTCCATCTTTTTTCGCTACCGTCTTTCTCCAAAAGAAGAACTTCTACGTGAGCCCCTGTTTCTTTCCTACCGTATAACCTAGCTGGAATAACCTTAGTATTATTTAACACCAAAAGATCCCCCGGCTCAAGATAATCCCCAATATCTTTAAATATTTTATGTTCAATGCTTTTTGTTCTTCTATTAATAACCATCAGTTTACAACTATCTCTAGGTTCGGCTGGTTCTTGAGCAATAAGTTCATCTGGCAAATTGTAATCATATCTTTCTAAATCAAATAATTCTTCACTCATCAATAAACCTCCGCAATTCTAATAATTTTTCTTTATCAAACTTATACTCCTGAAACTTGTCTTGGGAAATCATATAATACCCAAATTTATTACTGAAATAAACTATAAGCTTATCGGCAGGTGATTCTAAGTAAACTCTCTTTTTTTCTATTAATCTTCGTAATATATTTTTATCTTCTTCACTTTTTAAAATATAATCAATATTTTTATCAAACACAATTACAGCAGGAAAAAATACCAAATTCTCAATATACAAGTTATCTAGCAAATCTAAAAAGATATTCATATTATTTAAATCATTGTATCTAACCACATTACTTCCATCAATAACAACACCTTTTCTAGAATTTAAATTCATAAGCCTAAAATGATAGTAAGAAATGTTTTTTAACTGAACTTCTACCATCTGTTTTTCGTACTGACCCAAACTTTTAAAAATATCCTTTATTTTTTTATACAAAGACAGTTTAGTTTCAAGTGGATCTATGCTTAATATTTCATCCAATAAATTTTGAACGAATGGAGTCTTCACATCCAAAGGTATATAAGTTATCAAGGAATAAAGATCTATGAAATCCTTAAAATTTAATCTTTTTAATATAACTTGTTCGTTATAAAATTCGACACCGTATTTTTTCAACTTTTCGTTGTATCCACCTGGTGGAAATTTATTAGGAAAAATCAAAAACTTTAAATTATCAATGGCTTCTTGATTTAATTTATAATACCTTTTTAAATCCTCAAATCTGTTTTCTTTTGGCTTACGCAGTATATGCATGATCAAAAATTGAAAATCATTGATATGTTTTTTAGAAATTTTTAATTCTGCATCTCTACCTAATACTCTGTAAATCCAGAACATTTTTCTTGGATTTAATTCCCTTGGCTTTCTTATTATCCCATTGGCCTTTTCTATTAATGCCCTTGTCTTTCTACTGTGAGCTTTATAATCCTTTTCTGAAATTACGTTTAGTATGCGCTGAATCGACACTAGAATATAACTCCTTTTCTATCTTTGATTTCAATTCTTCATACTTTTCTCCAAACGATTTGATATATAAATCTCGGTATCTGATATTTTCGTTGTATGAAATATGGATCTCTAACCTTTCTTCAGGTGTAAGATAATCTAAAAAGTTTGCCCATTCAATTATATAAACTCCATCAGAATCGGTAAAAATTTCCAAATATTCTATTTCTTGAGGATCAGTCAATCTGTATAAATCTATATGGTACACTCTTGGATTAGTATCATAAACTTTTATCAAAGAAAAAGTTGGACTTGTTACATTTATTGGTTTGTCAGACAGCCCGTTTATAATATATGAAGTTAAAGTAGTTTTTCCAGTTCCAAGATCTCCTAAAAGTAAAACTTTTGCTCCTGGAAATAGACATTTTGATACAGCGATACCTAATCTTTTAATATCATCAAGACCATATTTTTTTAAACTTATTATTATTGCGTCACTCCCCATTCACATTTTTCTTTTAAAAAACATTTTTTACAGTTCGGAACCTTTTTACAATATTCTTTAGAGTGGTTAACTATTAACGCATGGAATTCGTTAAAAAGTTGAGCATCTTTTGGCAAATTCTTCTCAAAAAAGTCTTTTATCTCATCATAATCTTTTGACAATCGAAATCCTAATCTTGTAAACATCCTTTTTGTGTATGCATCTACAACAAAAACGGGTTTTTCAAATGCATATAAAAGTATAGAGTCTGCAGTTTCTTTACCTATCCCTTTTATACTAAGCAATTCTTCTCTCAAATTCAAAAGATCTTTTTGCTTTATTTTATTTACATCAAAATCATAACCCTTAAGCCATTTCAAAAAGTTTTTCAGTCTTTTACTTTTCAAATTATAAAAACCTGATGATTTAATCAATTCAGCCAGCTTTTCTTCGCTAATTCTATACAATTTAAAAGGTTCTAAAAGATCTTTATCTTTTAAATTTTCAATTGACTTTTCTACGTTTTTCCATGAAGTATTTTGAGTAAGAATTGCCCCAACAACTACTTCAAACCAATTCTCTGCGGGCCACCAATGTTGTGAACCATAAAATTTATACAATTTTTGGTAAATTTCATACACTCTATTCAATATTTACCTCCAAACTACATGCTCTGGCACTTGTCCTTCTAAAGCTCTTATTACATCCTTTGCAACCATCAGAGACATCTTATTTCTCGTTTCATGGGTAGCTGAACCAATATGAGGGGTAAGAACAACGTTCTTTAAATCAGCTAATCCAGGAGTTAATTTTGGCTCATTTT
It contains:
- the tsaE gene encoding tRNA (adenosine(37)-N6)-threonylcarbamoyltransferase complex ATPase subunit type 1 TsaE — translated: MGSDAIIISLKKYGLDDIKRLGIAVSKCLFPGAKVLLLGDLGTGKTTLTSYIINGLSDKPINVTSPTFSLIKVYDTNPRVYHIDLYRLTDPQEIEYLEIFTDSDGVYIIEWANFLDYLTPEERLEIHISYNENIRYRDLYIKSFGEKYEELKSKIEKELYSSVDSAHTKRNFRKGL
- the queA gene encoding tRNA preQ1(34) S-adenosylmethionine ribosyltransferase-isomerase QueA, which codes for MSEELFDLERYDYNLPDELIAQEPAEPRDSCKLMVINRRTKSIEHKIFKDIGDYLEPGDLLVLNNTKVIPARLYGRKETGAHVEVLLLEKDGSEKRWKALVKPGGKIKTGNKLYFKNNLSCSVVEHLDDGSRILEFQEPQFYSKLEQIGEIPLPPYIKKELDDPNKYQTEYAKFDGAVAAPTAGLHFTKELMDELKVRGIKFAEITLHVGLDTFRPVKEQDIRNHQIHEEYFNVSKDVLHEIARTKAQGKRVIAVGTTVVRTLESISRNPNKLVDKTSLYIYPPFEFKIVDALITNFHLPKSSLLFLVSAFSDYKFIMDAYEIAKEKEYRFFSFGDAMFII
- a CDS encoding endonuclease III domain-containing protein, with translation MNRVYEIYQKLYKFYGSQHWWPAENWFEVVVGAILTQNTSWKNVEKSIENLKDKDLLEPFKLYRISEEKLAELIKSSGFYNLKSKRLKNFLKWLKGYDFDVNKIKQKDLLNLREELLSIKGIGKETADSILLYAFEKPVFVVDAYTKRMFTRLGFRLSKDYDEIKDFFEKNLPKDAQLFNEFHALIVNHSKEYCKKVPNCKKCFLKEKCEWGVTQ